One genomic region from Kineobactrum salinum encodes:
- the amt gene encoding ammonium transporter: MSDQQAFDALWLLLAAVLVLVMQGGFLCLESGLTRSKNAINVALKNALDLLVTSALFWLVGFSLMFGAHAGLELDLGLVAADFSRREFWDACFFFFQLTFCATAATIVSGAIAERSRFATYILLTALIAVVIYPVFGHLAWGGALGGPPGWLAARGFVDFAGSTVVHSLGGWVSLAAIIVIGPRQGRFVEGQPQSIPGSNLPFAMLGMMFFIIGWIGFNGGSTLAFSQAIPGIIVNTLMAAAAGGITGMLLGHYQPVGNMTSQITINGTLAGLVAITAGCHAVSTPQAVVIGAIGALCMRGTELLLLRLQLDDAIGATPVHLGAGIWGTLAVALFGDPLLLGTGLGRGAQLLVQLQGVLICAAWAFSLALLFLLVMRRFIPLRVTAEAEQEGLNSSEHGASTELTQLLQAMNEQELSGDTERRVPVEPFTEVGQIAFKYNQVMAKLNRMIARTRLILRDMHDGVITFSELGIITSVNPGAEQIFGRREPHLVGHPVGVLLHPDCGERYPNQPLDTLLTLLAASHNEGPHELSGRTGSGAVVPIEVITAASPLEDGVQYSAVVRDITERRRMEDQLQRHSELAQVTLEAITEAVITCDAQLNTVYLNPVARQLTGWSSGSAFGQPLERVIRLKNAEGDNVSVAMLCRDSKPAGEYQQLSLLSRNRQPALVQLNCAPLRDAAGGSRGWVVAMQDITRNSELQAKLTFQAAHDALTGLINRREFERRLEQLVLAARTDGGEHLICYLDLDQFKIVNDTCGHRAGDILLRRLAQELKALLRQNDTFARLGGDEFGILLANCPVERGRGIAEQLRSAVREFRFSWEGQVFSVGVSIGLVPFGKDCASLDELLSVADSACYAAKDAGRNRVHLYVTDDAELNQRKGQMQWAAQIQAAIDGDRLRLYYQSIEALEPAPGQSPHIEIFVRLLDERNQLVLPGAFVPAAERYDLMPQIDQWVIRNTLGWLGDRLHSQNSPIHCAINLSGVSIGSEECLELIKSAIERHRIPAHYLCFEITETAAMNDPEAAQTFIAELRRLGCRFALDDFGSGLSSFGYLKKLEVDYVKIDGIFIRDMAGCEIDQAMVASINNIAHIMGLHTIAECVEDHKTLGLLRQIGIDYVQGYLLSEPAPLEQLGRIKVMPR, translated from the coding sequence TTGTCGGACCAACAAGCCTTTGATGCCCTGTGGCTACTGCTGGCAGCAGTGCTGGTGCTGGTCATGCAGGGCGGGTTTCTGTGCCTGGAGTCGGGCCTGACCCGGAGCAAGAACGCGATCAATGTCGCATTGAAGAATGCCCTGGACCTGCTGGTGACCAGCGCCCTGTTCTGGCTGGTGGGCTTCAGCCTGATGTTTGGTGCCCACGCCGGACTGGAGCTGGATCTCGGCCTGGTGGCGGCGGACTTTAGCCGGCGCGAGTTCTGGGATGCCTGTTTCTTCTTCTTTCAACTGACCTTCTGTGCCACCGCCGCAACCATTGTCTCCGGTGCGATTGCCGAGCGCAGCCGGTTCGCCACCTACATCCTGTTGACGGCGCTGATCGCCGTGGTGATCTACCCGGTATTTGGCCACCTGGCTTGGGGCGGCGCGCTGGGCGGGCCGCCGGGCTGGCTGGCGGCGCGCGGCTTCGTGGATTTTGCCGGCAGTACGGTGGTGCACAGCCTCGGCGGCTGGGTGTCGCTGGCAGCGATCATTGTGATTGGCCCGCGCCAGGGCCGCTTCGTCGAGGGACAGCCGCAGTCCATACCCGGCAGCAATCTGCCCTTTGCCATGCTGGGCATGATGTTTTTCATCATTGGCTGGATCGGCTTCAATGGCGGCAGTACGCTGGCCTTCTCCCAGGCCATCCCCGGCATTATTGTCAACACCCTGATGGCCGCCGCGGCCGGCGGTATTACCGGGATGTTGCTGGGCCACTACCAGCCGGTGGGCAATATGACTTCCCAGATCACCATCAACGGTACCCTGGCGGGGCTGGTGGCGATCACCGCGGGCTGTCACGCGGTATCCACCCCGCAGGCGGTAGTGATCGGTGCGATCGGCGCGCTCTGCATGCGCGGCACCGAACTTCTGTTGCTGCGGTTGCAGCTGGACGACGCCATCGGAGCGACTCCGGTGCACCTGGGCGCGGGTATCTGGGGCACATTGGCGGTCGCCCTGTTCGGCGATCCGCTGCTGCTGGGCACCGGCCTGGGCCGGGGTGCGCAGCTGCTGGTGCAGTTGCAGGGAGTGTTGATCTGCGCCGCCTGGGCCTTCAGCCTGGCATTGCTGTTCCTGTTGGTGATGCGTCGTTTTATTCCGTTGCGGGTCACGGCCGAAGCCGAGCAGGAGGGGCTCAACAGTTCCGAGCACGGCGCCTCCACCGAACTGACCCAGTTGCTGCAGGCCATGAATGAACAGGAGCTCAGTGGTGATACGGAGCGCCGGGTGCCGGTGGAGCCGTTTACCGAGGTGGGGCAGATCGCGTTCAAGTACAACCAGGTCATGGCCAAACTGAACCGCATGATTGCCCGCACCCGGCTGATCCTGCGGGATATGCACGACGGCGTCATCACCTTCAGTGAGCTGGGCATCATCACCAGTGTGAACCCCGGTGCGGAGCAGATTTTTGGCCGCCGTGAGCCCCACCTGGTCGGCCACCCGGTAGGGGTATTGCTGCACCCGGATTGCGGCGAGCGCTACCCCAACCAGCCGCTGGACACCCTGCTGACCCTGCTCGCCGCCAGCCACAACGAGGGGCCCCACGAGTTGAGCGGGCGCACTGGCTCCGGCGCTGTGGTGCCGATTGAAGTGATTACGGCGGCCAGTCCGTTAGAGGATGGGGTGCAGTACAGCGCGGTGGTGCGCGACATCACCGAGCGCCGGCGCATGGAGGATCAGCTGCAGCGGCACTCGGAACTGGCGCAGGTCACGCTGGAGGCCATTACCGAGGCGGTGATCACCTGTGATGCGCAGCTCAATACCGTCTACCTCAATCCGGTGGCGCGGCAATTGACCGGCTGGAGCAGTGGCAGCGCCTTCGGCCAGCCCCTCGAACGGGTTATCCGGCTGAAGAATGCGGAGGGTGACAATGTCTCAGTGGCCATGCTCTGCCGCGACAGCAAGCCCGCGGGGGAATACCAGCAGCTGAGTCTGCTCAGCAGAAACAGACAGCCGGCGCTGGTGCAGTTGAACTGCGCGCCGCTGCGCGATGCCGCGGGTGGCAGCCGGGGCTGGGTCGTCGCGATGCAGGATATTACCCGCAATAGCGAATTGCAGGCCAAGCTCACCTTCCAGGCGGCGCACGATGCCCTCACCGGCCTGATCAACCGGCGCGAGTTCGAGCGGCGGCTGGAGCAGCTCGTTCTTGCGGCGCGTACCGACGGCGGCGAGCACCTGATCTGCTACCTGGACCTGGATCAGTTCAAGATTGTCAACGACACCTGCGGCCACCGCGCCGGCGACATCCTGCTGCGCCGGCTTGCCCAGGAGCTGAAGGCACTGTTGCGGCAGAACGATACCTTCGCCCGCCTGGGTGGCGATGAGTTCGGCATCCTGCTGGCCAACTGCCCGGTGGAGCGCGGTCGCGGGATCGCCGAGCAGCTGCGCAGTGCGGTGCGCGAATTCCGCTTTAGCTGGGAGGGACAGGTGTTTTCCGTCGGAGTCAGTATCGGCCTGGTGCCGTTCGGCAAGGACTGCGCCTCGCTGGACGAACTGCTCAGCGTCGCCGACTCGGCCTGTTACGCAGCCAAGGATGCCGGCCGCAACCGGGTGCACCTGTACGTGACGGACGACGCCGAACTGAATCAGCGCAAGGGGCAGATGCAGTGGGCGGCGCAGATTCAGGCGGCCATAGATGGCGACCGCCTGCGCCTGTACTACCAGAGCATCGAAGCGCTGGAGCCGGCACCGGGACAGAGTCCCCATATCGAGATTTTTGTGCGTCTGCTGGACGAGCGCAATCAGCTGGTGCTGCCGGGCGCCTTTGTACCAGCGGCTGAGCGCTACGACCTGATGCCGCAGATTGACCAGTGGGTGATCCGCAATACCCTGGGCTGGCTGGGCGACCGCCTGCATTCACAGAACAGTCCCATCCACTGCGCCATCAATCTGTCGGGGGTCTCCATCGGCAGCGAGGAATGTCTGGAACTGATCAAGTCCGCGATCGAGCGGCACCGGATCCCGGCCCACTATCTCTGCTTTGAGATTACCGAGACCGCAGCCATGAATGACCCGGAGGCAGCGCAGACTTTCATCGCCGAGCTGCGGCGGCTGGGCTGCCGGTTTGCGCTGGACGATTTTGGCAGTGGCCTGTCGTCCTTCGGCTACCTGAAGAAACTGGAGGTCGACTACGTCAAGATCGACGGCATCTTCATTCGCGACATGGCCGGCTGCGAGATCGACCAGGCCATGGTGGCCTCGATCAACAACATCGCCCACATCATGGGCCTGCACACCATCGCCGAGTGTGTCGAGGACCACAAGACCCTGGGCCTGCTGCGCCAGATAGGGATCGACTATGTGCAGGGCTACCTGCTCAGTGAACCGGCCCCGCTGGAGCAGCTGGGACGGATCAAGGTGATGCCGCGCTGA
- a CDS encoding Hsp20 family protein: MNTIDLTPLYRNSVGFDRLASMLDSAFRNEAHSAGYPPYNIEALDDTRYAITLAVAGFERPELDIQVEGGVLTVSGKKGEEDKRDYLYRGIANRAFERKFNLAEHVEVNGAELENGLLTIRLVKEVPEAMKPRRIDINAGSDVLEHDNQRAGKLEQSAAA; the protein is encoded by the coding sequence ATGAATACAATTGATCTCACACCGCTGTATCGCAATAGCGTAGGCTTCGATCGGCTGGCATCCATGCTCGACAGCGCATTCCGCAACGAAGCGCACAGTGCGGGGTACCCGCCCTACAACATCGAAGCGCTGGATGATACCCGCTATGCCATCACGCTGGCCGTGGCCGGGTTCGAACGCCCGGAACTGGATATTCAGGTCGAGGGCGGCGTGCTGACCGTCAGCGGGAAAAAAGGCGAGGAAGACAAGCGCGACTACCTGTACCGCGGCATCGCGAACAGGGCCTTCGAGCGCAAATTCAACCTGGCCGAGCATGTGGAAGTCAACGGCGCCGAGTTGGAAAACGGGCTGTTGACCATCCGTCTGGTCAAGGAAGTACCGGAAGCCATGAAGCCGCGCCGCATTGACATCAATGCCGGCAGCGACGTGCTGGAACATGACAACCAGCGCGCCGGCAAGCTGGAGCAAAGCGCCGCGGCCTAA
- a CDS encoding dynamin family protein: MISVLGTFSAGKSTFMNQYVGEQLQRTGNQAVDDKFTVICYGAGDTTTSLPGLALDSDPRFPFYQISRDIENVAAGEGRRVDSYLQLKTVQAESLRGKIFIDSPGFDADLQRNSTLLITDHIIDLSDLVLVFFDARHPEPGAMLDTLKHLVGNTVQRPDSTKFLYILNQIDNTAREDNPEEVVAAWQRALAQQGLTAGRFYRIYARDVALPVEDTQLRERLERKRDEDLDAIEARIRQVEVERAYRVVGVLEKTARQIRDVLVPRLADARRRWRRRTFWLSGSVFAVLVGLLLWWSWQGGHWQGFYLMPFARLELELQIAVAAIAAVFVLFLHGKLRQLAGHSVLRGLQHSDLPERDRTALQRAFTWNVKAWWSSLASAAPRGWGLFQRRKLENVLAEADDFVQSLNDQYASPSGREQP; this comes from the coding sequence GTGATCTCGGTCCTGGGCACATTTTCCGCAGGCAAGTCGACTTTCATGAACCAGTACGTCGGCGAGCAGTTGCAGCGTACCGGCAACCAGGCCGTGGACGACAAGTTTACGGTTATCTGCTATGGGGCAGGCGATACCACGACCTCATTGCCGGGGTTGGCGCTGGACAGCGACCCGCGGTTTCCGTTCTACCAGATCAGCCGCGATATCGAGAACGTGGCGGCGGGCGAAGGACGCCGGGTGGACTCCTACCTGCAGTTGAAGACGGTGCAGGCGGAGTCGCTGCGGGGCAAGATATTCATCGACTCGCCGGGCTTTGACGCCGACCTGCAGCGCAATTCCACGCTGTTGATTACCGACCATATTATCGACCTGTCGGATCTGGTACTGGTGTTTTTTGATGCCCGCCATCCCGAGCCCGGGGCGATGCTCGATACCCTGAAGCACCTGGTGGGCAATACCGTGCAGCGGCCGGATTCCACCAAATTCCTGTATATCCTGAACCAGATCGACAACACCGCGCGCGAAGACAACCCGGAAGAAGTGGTCGCGGCCTGGCAGCGGGCGCTGGCCCAGCAGGGCCTGACCGCGGGCCGCTTCTACCGGATCTATGCCCGGGACGTGGCATTGCCGGTGGAGGACACCCAATTACGTGAGCGCCTGGAGCGCAAGCGGGACGAGGACCTCGACGCCATCGAGGCGCGCATTCGCCAGGTCGAGGTGGAGCGGGCCTACCGGGTCGTGGGTGTCCTGGAGAAAACCGCCCGGCAGATCCGCGATGTGCTGGTGCCCCGGCTGGCCGATGCCAGGCGCCGCTGGCGCCGCCGCACATTCTGGCTCAGCGGTTCGGTATTCGCAGTGCTGGTGGGGCTGCTGCTGTGGTGGAGCTGGCAGGGCGGACACTGGCAGGGCTTCTACCTGATGCCCTTTGCCCGGCTGGAGCTGGAATTGCAGATTGCCGTGGCGGCGATTGCCGCAGTGTTTGTCTTGTTCCTGCACGGCAAACTGCGGCAACTGGCGGGCCACAGTGTGCTGCGCGGCTTGCAACACAGCGATCTCCCCGAGCGGGACCGCACTGCCCTGCAGCGGGCCTTTACCTGGAACGTGAAGGCCTGGTGGAGCTCACTGGCCAGCGCCGCGCCGCGTGGCTGGGGGCTGTTCCAACGGCGCAAGCTGGAAAATGTGCTGGCGGAGGCCGATGACTTTGTGCAATCGCTGAACGACCAGTACGCCAGCCCCTCGGGTCGGGAACAGCCTTAG
- a CDS encoding DUF2235 domain-containing protein, whose protein sequence is MSKNLVVCADGTWNRPEEDLDKDFPTNVLRLARAVQPKAEDGRPQHVFYDWGIGSYHSRVIGGATGSGIHKNIMDAYRYIVQNYTPDTRLYLFGFSRGAYTVRSLCGLINNCGILKRPHARLIQRAFDHYKRVGSAYAPAGSKSVSFRRAYSHEHRNIHFIGVWDTVGALGVPFSLLGLLDRKDEFYDTKLGDNVRTARHALAIDERREDFEPTLWQPRPGLNLRQVWFAGAHGDIGGSYPPDKQGRLASDYALQWMLEEAGAAGLALEPHLTTSLKPSPRAPIHHSRRHIFRFAKPLIRPLQIAGIPTEIHRSVVARVRADSSYRPPNPGFVGS, encoded by the coding sequence GTGAGCAAGAATCTGGTGGTATGTGCCGACGGCACCTGGAACCGGCCGGAAGAAGACCTGGACAAGGACTTTCCCACCAATGTGCTGCGCCTGGCACGCGCCGTACAACCCAAGGCGGAAGACGGCCGGCCCCAGCATGTGTTTTACGACTGGGGCATCGGCTCCTACCACAGCCGCGTGATTGGCGGTGCCACCGGAAGTGGTATCCACAAGAACATCATGGATGCCTATCGCTACATCGTCCAGAACTACACGCCGGACACCCGGCTGTATCTGTTCGGTTTCAGCCGCGGGGCCTATACCGTGCGCTCCCTGTGCGGGCTGATCAACAATTGCGGCATCCTCAAGCGGCCCCATGCACGGCTGATCCAGCGGGCCTTTGACCACTACAAGCGAGTGGGCTCCGCCTACGCGCCCGCCGGCAGCAAATCGGTCAGCTTCCGCAGGGCCTACAGCCACGAGCACCGGAATATCCACTTTATCGGCGTCTGGGATACGGTCGGTGCCCTGGGTGTGCCGTTCTCGCTGCTGGGCCTGCTGGACCGCAAGGACGAGTTCTACGATACCAAGCTGGGCGACAATGTGCGCACCGCCCGCCATGCGCTGGCCATCGACGAACGGCGGGAGGATTTCGAACCGACCCTGTGGCAACCCCGCCCCGGACTCAACCTGCGGCAGGTCTGGTTCGCCGGCGCCCACGGCGACATCGGCGGCAGCTACCCACCCGACAAACAGGGCCGGCTGGCCTCGGACTATGCCCTGCAATGGATGCTGGAGGAGGCCGGCGCCGCGGGCCTGGCGCTGGAACCGCACCTGACAACCTCCCTGAAACCCAGCCCCAGGGCGCCGATACACCATTCGCGCCGGCATATTTTCCGCTTCGCCAAACCGCTGATCCGGCCGCTGCAGATAGCCGGCATTCCGACAGAGATCCATCGCTCGGTAGTGGCCAGGGTGAGGGCTGACAGCAGTTACCGGCCGCCGAATCCGGGGTTTGTTGGTAGTTGA
- a CDS encoding kelch repeat-containing protein: MERGTLQSIFKTVGLLLLLLGGHTAAADDAPSHLAQIDALAPNQATILGKASVVGDINDVARKFGLHRTGPQGRDYSIKMVWAPELKQALFTGANHGSPHRLNDVWAFDLAKMQWILLYAPDQPRSYKGLGTDSSDVEYRDGVLQTLRGGPAIIAHTWWGITYDTKRRQLLFMNTWVTDQDRAVRTIGADPRDRFKGPPLWAFDPHDRQWSFIHTSRPWPRAPFGGLLEYVPALDGAIWHTNNWKMRASWLYRAADQKWARFDSGTDEAEFQRHAPPPEQVAYYDPDRNIIVAQSERNTYHFDVAKQRWQRVLRAESDADHVPFGHDARSVFHHDPVSGHGLLLEFRGNRLWAYNPDDANWQQLEPDGEPMPSGRKRLAYLDVARGVLVVILDRLVWAYRYDGGQPDPA, encoded by the coding sequence TTGGAACGAGGAACTCTGCAATCGATTTTTAAAACCGTCGGGTTGCTGCTGCTGTTACTGGGTGGCCACACAGCCGCGGCGGATGATGCTCCATCCCATCTGGCGCAGATAGATGCGCTGGCACCGAACCAGGCGACCATCCTCGGCAAGGCGAGTGTCGTTGGCGACATCAATGATGTCGCGCGGAAGTTCGGTTTGCATCGTACCGGTCCACAGGGGAGAGATTATTCCATCAAGATGGTCTGGGCTCCGGAGCTGAAACAGGCACTGTTTACCGGTGCGAACCACGGCTCGCCACATAGACTGAATGACGTCTGGGCATTCGACCTGGCCAAGATGCAGTGGATCCTGTTATACGCCCCGGACCAGCCACGCAGCTACAAGGGTCTGGGCACTGATTCCAGCGACGTCGAATACCGCGACGGCGTGCTGCAAACCCTGCGCGGCGGCCCTGCCATTATCGCCCACACCTGGTGGGGAATTACCTACGACACCAAACGTCGGCAACTGCTGTTTATGAACACCTGGGTGACCGACCAGGATCGTGCCGTGCGTACTATTGGGGCTGATCCACGCGATCGATTCAAAGGCCCGCCGCTGTGGGCCTTTGATCCCCACGACCGCCAATGGTCTTTCATTCATACCTCACGGCCATGGCCGCGCGCCCCCTTTGGTGGCCTGCTCGAATATGTGCCGGCGCTGGATGGTGCGATCTGGCATACCAACAACTGGAAGATGCGCGCCAGTTGGCTGTACCGGGCGGCAGACCAGAAATGGGCCCGGTTCGACAGCGGTACCGACGAAGCTGAATTTCAGCGCCATGCGCCGCCTCCGGAGCAGGTTGCCTATTATGACCCCGACAGGAACATTATCGTCGCCCAGAGTGAACGCAATACCTATCACTTCGACGTTGCGAAACAGCGCTGGCAACGTGTCCTGAGAGCTGAAAGTGACGCGGATCACGTACCGTTCGGGCATGACGCCCGCAGCGTATTTCATCACGACCCCGTCTCCGGCCACGGCCTGCTGCTGGAATTCCGCGGCAATCGCCTGTGGGCCTACAACCCGGACGACGCCAACTGGCAGCAGCTGGAGCCGGACGGAGAACCGATGCCCTCCGGCCGCAAGCGCCTGGCCTACCTGGATGTGGCTCGCGGGGTACTGGTGGTGATTCTCGACAGGTTAGTGTGGGCCTACCGCTATGACGGTGGCCAGCCTGACCCCGCATAG